One segment of Methanolinea mesophila DNA contains the following:
- the brxL gene encoding BREX system Lon protease-like protein BrxL — protein sequence MNDENREEENQLIPFSLDDSKEANEYKLNELDYKIIDIFPGEAVNKKLTKTGILTSRALPSFVSDWLISKFSHDEKLETLALQRFLDSYLPDKSKAEEIKFRIKNSRERIKLLTNFRVIPDIRSNEDYLEIPILDIIGKEGSVDASIIDKCPELLNGGMWGVGELIYSPPDKKKKDGKIVLKEFTPFRPYHANIDYYRQARLKFSSTYEWIDFLLKNMEYDPEGYSLLDQKIKMISRLLPFVEPRINLIELASKGTGKSYVFGRLSKYGWLVSGGSVSRAQLFYDISRKKRGLITRFDYIALDEIQTITFGSNPDEVIGALKGYLESGQFRIASIPGEADAGFIILGNIPINDLGKPINKNFFESLPPFMREAAFIDRFHGFIEGWKLPRIQVGSIGKGYAINSEFFSEILHSLRTDTISASVVDSILEIPKKSDKRDATAIARMATGFLKLFFPNVRSIDDVNRTEFEEFCFRPAFEMRQIIREQLHRMDEEYSLDMPEISIKKR from the coding sequence ATGAATGATGAAAATCGGGAAGAAGAAAATCAGTTAATCCCTTTTTCTCTTGATGATTCAAAGGAAGCAAATGAGTATAAACTTAATGAACTCGATTATAAAATAATAGATATCTTCCCCGGGGAGGCAGTAAATAAAAAATTAACCAAAACAGGTATTCTTACCTCGAGAGCGCTTCCCTCATTCGTTTCGGATTGGTTGATTAGCAAATTCTCTCACGATGAAAAATTAGAAACGCTCGCTCTTCAGAGATTCCTCGATAGTTATCTTCCTGATAAAAGTAAGGCAGAAGAAATAAAATTTAGAATAAAGAATAGCCGAGAACGTATAAAATTACTAACCAATTTCCGCGTGATTCCAGACATTCGTTCGAATGAAGATTATTTAGAAATTCCAATTCTGGATATTATTGGAAAAGAAGGAAGCGTTGATGCCTCTATTATTGATAAATGCCCGGAATTACTCAACGGAGGGATGTGGGGTGTTGGAGAATTAATTTACTCTCCGCCTGATAAAAAGAAAAAAGATGGTAAAATTGTGTTGAAAGAATTCACACCATTCAGACCTTATCATGCAAACATCGATTATTATAGACAAGCCAGATTAAAATTTTCATCGACGTATGAATGGATTGATTTTCTATTGAAAAATATGGAATATGATCCGGAGGGGTACTCACTTCTTGATCAAAAAATAAAGATGATTTCCAGATTATTGCCATTTGTTGAACCTCGGATAAATTTAATTGAACTTGCATCAAAGGGGACCGGAAAATCCTATGTTTTCGGACGGTTAAGCAAATATGGCTGGTTAGTTAGTGGAGGTTCGGTAAGTCGAGCACAATTATTTTATGATATTAGTAGAAAGAAAAGAGGACTTATCACCCGTTTTGATTATATTGCTCTCGATGAAATACAAACAATTACGTTTGGTAGCAATCCCGATGAGGTTATCGGTGCTTTAAAAGGATATCTTGAATCGGGTCAATTTCGAATAGCTTCTATTCCAGGTGAAGCAGATGCTGGTTTCATTATTTTAGGGAATATTCCAATAAACGATTTGGGAAAACCGATTAATAAGAACTTCTTCGAATCATTACCTCCATTCATGCGTGAAGCAGCATTTATTGATCGCTTTCACGGATTTATTGAGGGTTGGAAATTACCAAGAATTCAAGTCGGTAGTATTGGGAAGGGTTATGCCATTAATTCAGAATTCTTTTCTGAAATTTTACATTCATTAAGAACAGACACAATTTCGGCATCAGTTGTGGACTCAATTTTAGAAATTCCCAAGAAATCAGATAAAAGGGATGCTACTGCAATAGCGAGAATGGCAACAGGATTTTTAAAATTATTTTTTCCAAATGTCAGATCAATTGATGATGTTAATCGTACTGAATTTGAGGAATTTTGTTTCCGTCCAGCCTTTGAGATGAGACAAATTATTCGCGAACAATTGCATCGAATGGATGAAGAATATTCCCTTGATATGCCTGAAATTTCAATAAAAAAACGGTAA
- the pglZ gene encoding BREX-4 system phosphatase PglZ: MNKKLLIEIESSKQLIKVLTAKYSEKKPQYLSSVRFPSSIIFFNSKKEYKEFLEQAPWDRSLLTSIIDESDDLSCYKIQTWFNNALKASKRDPLMILPITEYIRICNINERNRKISDFIFLSLVQSESSKLIVPMLDFYSNYQAFFNQFLHKDRMAEVFSVVSSDNEDSAVEIILDKSGSIPAKNYISITSQKSWLNLWETGEIAELNNLLIQNEKIINAIEKTGISVPRIKKYLINDIKDYIAFEYKIPTSVFNINPTKEILERILSILTIKGEIKSWDSIVNRILGNPINFENLVFQLWNGETNADAVIKRWFWLNEAKSKQFDSIFFKNIIRNTDDPESLLDNIYQKGLNQEIEFINELKERRELLLQFSNPLFETDKGTLKKKFQEMEESLPPDELYDRITCVFDFERHALLKCIIGFLKDSNGLNQEKFEILQQIWPALSTYVECGLSKSDNWPLIIEDFDSFVNVYISNYILSKLIFDSPNDAILEMQKSLIDHWSDFISVLKLGKIPKISNKNIVDQFRQEEFILIDGAGYEWGMVLKKLFEMKGWKINKIQPIISELPSDTTHFPIKDYLEKINEFDQNQHKFYQYPFSIVDEIGILENIVDYIHQYYRGRDTPLWIISDHGATVFARKGKPKKYTYIKKKEHGGRYGVIDPVKKIKNESVYIEKDSTTRSYAISLNYDNLGDTTPQGEAHGGGTIEEMLCTALLCIPPEINDQYEQLYVTIEKKSYSALDEELKVKIKGNIEITIKEIELKINNGLKNSIPPRYLESKTITLPIKFLRENGLKNGKNELLLIFNKTIITFARLEFKSGSEKTGFDDAFNL, from the coding sequence ATGAATAAAAAATTATTAATCGAAATAGAATCATCGAAACAGTTAATAAAGGTATTAACTGCAAAATATTCAGAAAAAAAGCCTCAATATCTAAGTTCTGTTAGATTCCCTTCATCAATTATTTTTTTTAATTCGAAAAAGGAATATAAAGAATTTTTAGAACAGGCTCCATGGGATAGATCTTTACTTACCTCAATTATTGACGAATCTGATGACCTGTCTTGTTACAAAATTCAAACATGGTTTAACAATGCGCTAAAAGCATCAAAACGAGATCCACTTATGATTCTCCCAATTACGGAATATATCAGAATCTGTAATATTAATGAGAGAAATCGGAAAATTAGTGACTTTATTTTTCTATCATTGGTTCAATCCGAATCTTCAAAATTAATTGTGCCAATGTTAGATTTTTACAGTAATTATCAAGCATTTTTTAATCAGTTTCTTCATAAAGACAGAATGGCCGAAGTTTTTTCTGTAGTATCTTCGGATAACGAAGATTCAGCAGTAGAAATAATCTTGGATAAATCCGGAAGTATCCCAGCCAAAAATTATATCTCTATTACTTCCCAAAAATCTTGGTTAAATCTCTGGGAAACAGGGGAAATTGCAGAATTAAACAATTTATTAATCCAAAATGAGAAAATAATAAACGCTATTGAAAAAACTGGTATTTCTGTCCCTAGAATAAAGAAATATCTAATTAATGATATTAAAGATTATATAGCGTTTGAATATAAAATTCCTACAAGTGTTTTTAATATAAATCCAACGAAAGAGATATTAGAAAGAATTCTATCAATTTTGACTATTAAAGGTGAAATTAAAAGTTGGGATAGTATTGTAAATAGGATATTGGGTAATCCAATAAACTTCGAAAATTTAGTATTTCAATTATGGAATGGGGAAACAAATGCAGATGCTGTTATTAAAAGATGGTTTTGGCTTAACGAAGCAAAATCTAAACAATTCGATTCGATTTTTTTTAAAAATATAATTCGAAATACTGATGATCCTGAGTCTCTGTTAGACAATATCTATCAAAAAGGATTGAATCAGGAAATCGAATTTATCAACGAATTGAAAGAGAGAAGAGAGTTATTATTACAGTTCTCTAATCCATTATTTGAAACAGATAAAGGAACATTGAAAAAAAAGTTCCAAGAAATGGAGGAATCATTACCCCCGGATGAATTATATGATAGAATAACCTGCGTATTCGATTTCGAAAGACATGCCCTACTTAAATGCATTATTGGTTTTTTAAAAGATTCCAATGGATTAAATCAAGAGAAATTTGAAATTCTTCAACAAATTTGGCCTGCTTTATCCACTTACGTTGAATGTGGCTTAAGTAAATCTGATAATTGGCCTTTGATAATAGAAGATTTCGATTCTTTCGTAAACGTGTATATCAGCAACTACATCCTCTCAAAATTAATATTTGATTCTCCTAATGATGCGATTTTAGAAATGCAAAAAAGTCTTATTGATCATTGGAGTGATTTCATCAGTGTGTTGAAGCTGGGAAAAATTCCAAAGATCTCAAATAAGAATATTGTTGATCAGTTTCGACAAGAGGAATTTATCCTTATTGATGGTGCGGGATATGAATGGGGAATGGTTTTAAAAAAATTATTTGAAATGAAAGGATGGAAGATCAATAAAATCCAGCCAATTATTTCAGAATTGCCTAGCGACACTACGCATTTCCCGATAAAGGATTATTTGGAGAAAATTAATGAGTTTGATCAAAATCAACATAAATTCTATCAATATCCTTTCAGTATTGTAGATGAAATAGGTATTTTGGAAAATATAGTTGATTATATTCATCAATATTATCGAGGAAGAGATACACCTCTTTGGATAATATCTGATCATGGGGCCACCGTATTCGCTAGAAAAGGGAAGCCTAAAAAATACACATATATAAAGAAAAAAGAACATGGTGGCAGATATGGGGTAATAGACCCAGTAAAAAAAATTAAGAATGAATCAGTGTATATTGAAAAAGATTCAACTACTCGTAGTTACGCGATTTCTTTAAATTACGATAATTTAGGCGATACAACCCCCCAGGGAGAGGCACATGGCGGCGGTACGATCGAAGAAATGCTCTGCACAGCCCTTTTATGCATTCCTCCTGAGATAAATGATCAATACGAACAGCTCTATGTAACTATTGAGAAAAAATCATACTCTGCTCTTGATGAAGAATTGAAAGTAAAAATAAAAGGAAATATCGAAATAACAATAAAAGAAATTGAATTAAAAATCAATAATGGTTTAAAAAATTCAATACCTCCTAGGTATCTTGAATCAAAAACTATTACTTTGCCAATTAAATTTCTTCGAGAAAACGGTCTTAAAAATGGAAAAAACGAATTACTATTGATCTTTAATAAAACTATTATCACCTTTGCACGACTTGAATTCAAATCGGGATCAGAAAAAACAGGTTTTGATGATGCTTTTAATTTATAA
- a CDS encoding fibronectin type III domain-containing protein yields MVEEKYGNYISLDENFKDVFSLEDDIYKDTIWRRFILTNSFKKILESIEYIFYPENNANKKAIILTGKYGVGKSHATAFLSHLLWDKHDTIQDLLLRAKNELEIPGNILYQFRQENRYFPVILSGRDSNDVSDTKSFEYHLQIGLERALRENEFLDQIQEKTEFEKYYLWLENLSKDPSNASLLEVISVSIQQKSDFSSIEELKSALKDRNLDSIEMIKKIFSDWDIPSPRHCDTLGYYDSVLQELQKIDRSILGIIIFWDEFTTVFNTAGKYNDANLLAQIQTWAEKSDSNIFLFLVSHQSPEALRGRYELINDSLAKISDRFKISSMVMEQVTTYHLIANTLQIEKKQEFSEFLEKHGFSNDVKKEIDILYTEIFSDTFCELDILRRTFPLHPYSVLVATKIADLIGSAERSIFELIHSKSEEKISFGKKLGFARFLEMEPGESKISWYTLDQIFDFFYNDLADHQFDPIADANMIKPLNAFQHYYDIVKIQGKEAEKVFKIVVILEMLHAQSLTSSLLTTKNNILKALAFTEINEPEAILQQLTTKSILLDYFDDKSKKTIYKTRFGGYDDEEIRKYIEDLKEKKGFDDLLKTINQKIIAKIKIETNDSPRIKNNHANIIINSIKQIEKIENQISNYENESKLNIFVFIPLKIGEFDISRNKLVKLSSHFKNSIFISYEGNFDKIYDRWLEGQAISLIGQQRSNQTMKNQAAQQIESAEQLLITELNRSMIYFRGASESRPHGIGSLKQHINDIYYRGFDFVVYDYFWGSPKSSSGELIQYYGKKSGRKLIEEHKTNYVRRFVDLFKDIDENPLIDTNLLLKIEQPYVKNSSLYEIVSNIKKYVDDHNGTWISLRSLIDTLNLEKPPYGLCGWIESLIITYSLAEYINEGRLEVQLGNQTASKDNNKIIEAINNVIKTPSNDQKIRYGSFDELKLSRKLINIFGLGSEVKTSINEVLVRIREQVNLNFNLPLWTIPYSQTGKKKETLEKIFNTLQTFLIDSNADRIISEHDIDSLLDNIDTLESHDKQIWTKIVTKEMAYRGFNQFLQTHYPQLLIQYDPLDKLIEDLKNELHKDPWSWDEKIIFEKLSFLATHSHPPGSPSNVNAYQESEGIIVVWDIPPPDDPIPTNYIIERSEDQIQFYLIAKEKGTITRFVDRTTKPGNKYYYRIISENRMGKSEPSDIISLKVLRAPPDIPVSIIPREECIHLSWEIPKKEYAITSYDLFRGTSPTHLTSLREDISQETSDYTDYEVQPHLWYYYRLSAKNSAGERGSGIISQKIQLITNKPPSMPINSNLSVEKKSVRLSWQYPDSGKESVKEFYIYRQEQEGDLKLISSISPEHLNYIDKGIQNGINYVYFISAGNENGEGQKARIGNVQFLPEIPLPKLLCKEKEGGVLLSWQTYEKGYEIVNFELKKGKSLKSLKKLVSLDGTSNEYFDDSIKPENTYYYDLIVQNSKGDTRNLDDIVKFKLNLHIDISTWEGQTTSLLKSEPRLFLKQLKDILKSNEHLKLEKNDEKIINKLIKVLEELKNE; encoded by the coding sequence ATGGTAGAAGAAAAATATGGAAATTACATTTCTTTAGACGAAAATTTTAAGGACGTTTTTAGTTTAGAAGATGATATATACAAGGACACAATATGGAGAAGATTCATTTTAACTAATTCTTTCAAAAAAATTCTTGAATCAATAGAGTATATCTTCTACCCCGAAAATAATGCAAATAAAAAAGCAATAATTCTAACAGGTAAATATGGTGTTGGTAAATCACACGCAACAGCATTTCTTAGTCATTTGTTATGGGATAAACATGATACAATTCAGGATTTACTTTTAAGAGCCAAAAATGAATTAGAAATTCCAGGAAATATTTTATATCAATTTCGACAAGAGAATAGATATTTTCCAGTGATATTGTCAGGAAGAGATTCAAATGATGTATCTGATACAAAATCGTTTGAATATCATCTCCAAATTGGTCTCGAAAGGGCCCTTCGAGAGAATGAATTTTTAGATCAAATTCAAGAAAAGACGGAATTTGAAAAATATTATTTATGGCTTGAAAATCTCTCAAAGGATCCTTCAAATGCCTCTTTACTTGAAGTTATATCAGTCAGTATTCAACAAAAATCAGATTTTTCTTCAATTGAAGAATTAAAAAGTGCACTTAAAGATCGAAATTTGGATTCAATCGAAATGATTAAAAAAATTTTTAGCGATTGGGATATTCCATCGCCTCGCCATTGCGATACATTGGGCTATTACGACTCGGTTTTACAGGAATTACAAAAGATTGATCGTTCTATACTAGGAATTATTATTTTTTGGGATGAATTTACAACAGTTTTCAATACGGCTGGAAAATATAATGATGCAAATCTGCTTGCACAAATACAAACATGGGCAGAAAAATCAGATTCGAATATTTTTCTTTTTTTAGTTAGCCATCAAAGTCCAGAAGCACTTAGAGGACGCTACGAACTAATTAACGATAGTTTGGCAAAAATTTCAGATAGATTTAAAATTTCTTCAATGGTTATGGAGCAGGTTACAACTTATCACCTAATTGCTAATACTCTTCAAATTGAAAAAAAACAAGAATTCTCTGAATTTTTAGAAAAACATGGCTTTTCTAATGACGTGAAAAAAGAAATAGATATTCTATATACTGAAATTTTTTCCGATACTTTTTGTGAGCTTGATATTTTAAGAAGAACCTTTCCTCTGCATCCATATTCCGTCCTTGTTGCCACAAAGATAGCAGATCTTATAGGATCGGCAGAAAGGAGTATTTTTGAATTAATCCACTCAAAATCGGAAGAAAAAATTTCTTTTGGAAAGAAATTAGGGTTTGCTCGATTTTTGGAAATGGAACCAGGGGAAAGTAAAATTTCTTGGTATACCCTCGATCAAATTTTTGATTTCTTCTACAACGATTTAGCTGATCATCAATTTGATCCCATTGCAGATGCAAATATGATTAAACCGCTTAACGCTTTTCAACATTATTATGATATAGTAAAAATCCAAGGGAAGGAAGCGGAGAAGGTATTTAAAATAGTCGTTATTCTAGAGATGCTGCACGCACAAAGCTTAACATCCTCTTTATTGACAACAAAAAATAATATTTTAAAAGCTCTTGCATTTACTGAAATCAATGAGCCTGAGGCGATATTACAACAACTTACAACCAAATCTATTCTTTTAGATTATTTCGACGATAAATCTAAAAAAACAATTTATAAAACGAGATTCGGGGGATATGATGATGAAGAAATAAGAAAATATATTGAAGACTTGAAGGAGAAAAAAGGATTCGATGATTTATTAAAAACAATTAATCAAAAAATTATCGCTAAAATAAAAATTGAAACGAATGACTCACCCAGAATTAAAAATAATCATGCTAACATTATAATTAATTCAATAAAACAAATTGAAAAGATAGAAAATCAGATTAGTAATTATGAAAATGAGAGTAAATTAAACATCTTCGTGTTTATACCCTTAAAAATTGGCGAATTCGATATTTCCAGAAATAAATTAGTCAAATTGTCTTCACATTTTAAAAATTCAATTTTTATTTCTTATGAGGGAAATTTTGATAAAATTTATGATAGATGGCTCGAGGGTCAAGCTATTTCATTAATCGGGCAACAACGTTCGAATCAGACAATGAAAAATCAAGCGGCTCAACAAATTGAATCAGCTGAACAACTATTAATAACCGAATTGAATCGTTCAATGATTTATTTTAGGGGAGCATCTGAATCGAGACCACATGGTATTGGTTCTTTAAAACAACATATCAATGATATTTACTACCGTGGGTTTGATTTTGTAGTTTATGATTATTTTTGGGGATCCCCTAAAAGTAGTAGTGGAGAATTAATTCAATATTACGGGAAAAAAAGTGGTCGAAAACTGATAGAAGAACATAAAACAAATTATGTAAGAAGATTTGTCGATTTATTTAAAGATATTGATGAAAACCCATTGATAGATACAAATCTCCTTTTAAAAATCGAACAGCCCTACGTTAAGAATTCATCACTTTATGAAATAGTTTCAAATATTAAGAAATATGTGGATGATCATAACGGAACCTGGATTTCACTTAGATCCCTTATTGATACATTGAATTTAGAAAAACCGCCATATGGTCTATGTGGATGGATAGAATCATTAATTATAACATATTCATTGGCTGAATATATCAATGAAGGAAGATTAGAAGTTCAATTAGGAAATCAAACTGCATCAAAAGATAACAACAAAATTATTGAAGCAATTAATAATGTGATTAAAACTCCAAGTAATGACCAAAAAATCCGATATGGCTCTTTTGACGAATTAAAACTATCTAGAAAATTGATAAATATTTTTGGCTTAGGGTCAGAAGTAAAAACATCGATTAACGAAGTTCTTGTGAGGATAAGAGAGCAAGTAAATTTGAATTTTAATTTGCCATTATGGACAATTCCTTACTCTCAGACCGGGAAAAAGAAAGAAACCCTCGAAAAAATTTTCAATACTCTTCAGACCTTTTTAATTGATTCAAACGCAGATAGAATTATTTCTGAACACGATATTGATTCTTTATTGGATAATATCGATACTTTAGAAAGTCACGATAAACAAATTTGGACAAAAATTGTAACTAAAGAAATGGCTTACCGTGGATTTAATCAGTTTTTACAAACGCACTATCCACAACTCTTAATTCAATACGATCCATTAGATAAATTGATTGAAGATTTAAAAAATGAATTGCATAAAGACCCGTGGTCCTGGGATGAGAAAATTATTTTCGAAAAATTATCATTTCTTGCAACCCATTCTCACCCTCCGGGAAGCCCGTCTAACGTTAACGCTTACCAAGAATCAGAAGGAATTATTGTGGTTTGGGATATTCCTCCGCCGGATGATCCGATTCCAACGAATTATATAATCGAAAGAAGTGAGGATCAAATTCAGTTTTATTTGATAGCAAAGGAAAAAGGAACGATTACACGATTTGTCGATCGAACCACAAAACCCGGAAATAAGTATTATTACAGGATTATATCTGAAAATCGAATGGGGAAGAGTGAACCAAGTGATATTATTTCATTAAAGGTTCTCCGAGCTCCCCCTGATATCCCTGTTAGTATTATTCCTAGAGAAGAATGTATCCATTTATCCTGGGAAATTCCTAAAAAGGAATATGCGATCACTTCTTATGATTTATTTCGTGGTACTTCACCAACTCATTTAACTTCGTTACGAGAGGATATTTCACAAGAAACATCAGACTATACGGATTATGAGGTTCAACCACATTTATGGTATTATTATCGATTGTCTGCAAAAAATTCAGCAGGAGAAAGAGGAAGCGGAATAATATCTCAAAAAATCCAATTAATTACTAATAAGCCGCCATCCATGCCTATTAATTCAAATTTATCTGTTGAGAAAAAATCAGTGCGTCTATCCTGGCAATATCCCGATTCTGGAAAGGAATCAGTTAAAGAATTTTATATCTATCGACAAGAACAAGAAGGGGACCTAAAATTAATTTCATCAATATCCCCAGAACATTTAAATTATATTGACAAAGGTATACAAAATGGCATAAATTATGTTTATTTTATTTCCGCTGGAAATGAGAACGGAGAAGGTCAGAAGGCAAGAATTGGTAATGTACAATTTTTACCAGAAATACCATTACCAAAATTATTGTGTAAAGAGAAGGAGGGAGGAGTTTTACTCAGCTGGCAAACATATGAAAAAGGTTATGAAATCGTTAATTTTGAATTAAAGAAAGGAAAATCTCTAAAATCGTTAAAGAAATTAGTCAGTCTTGATGGAACATCAAATGAATATTTTGACGATTCAATAAAACCAGAAAATACGTATTATTATGATTTAATCGTTCAAAACAGTAAAGGAGATACTCGGAATCTTGATGATATTGTAAAATTTAAATTAAATTTACATATAGATATTTCCACTTGGGAAGGCCAGACAACATCACTTCTGAAATCAGAGCCCCGTCTATTCTTGAAACAATTAAAAGACATTTTGAAATCCAATGAACACCTAAAATTGGAAAAAAATGACGAAAAAATCATTAATAAATTGATAAAGGTTTTAGAGGAACTGAAGAATGAATAA
- a CDS encoding HIT family protein, producing the protein MDSDKCPFCHPNENEIIARNALAYAKYDKFPVNRGHILIIPFRHFPFLFDATIDELTDLWDLINKSIIINETEHPDGYNIGVNIGRAAGQTVMHLHIHLIPRYIGDINDPRGGVRGVIPEKRIYD; encoded by the coding sequence ATGGATTCGGATAAATGCCCTTTTTGTCATCCTAATGAAAATGAGATAATCGCAAGAAATGCATTAGCATATGCTAAATATGATAAATTCCCTGTAAATCGTGGACACATTCTAATTATTCCATTTAGACATTTTCCATTTTTATTTGATGCAACTATAGACGAGTTGACAGATTTATGGGATCTAATAAACAAATCAATAATTATTAATGAAACTGAACATCCAGATGGATATAATATAGGTGTAAATATCGGTCGTGCTGCGGGTCAAACTGTTATGCATCTTCATATTCATCTTATTCCTCGATATATAGGTGATATCAATGATCCGCGTGGTGGAGTCAGGGGAGTAATTCCAGAAAAACGAATTTATGATTGA
- a CDS encoding RipA family octameric membrane protein yields MDDEKFSSIKNRENEITSIKMLVEIQQSESQLNCNRTNFFLLAISIVALTLTQVQMPLLQLAIVILGLLIALAWLLTQDRSSEYIKYWKNEVNQLSNKLEIPFIYPENIGGFQMRKVLYILPIAFTIFWIFMILLIAMNGGIIFSKIV; encoded by the coding sequence GTGGATGATGAAAAATTTTCAAGCATAAAAAACAGAGAAAATGAGATAACAAGTATAAAAATGCTTGTCGAGATTCAGCAATCAGAGTCACAATTGAATTGCAATAGAACAAATTTTTTTCTTCTAGCAATAAGTATCGTCGCATTAACATTAACTCAGGTCCAAATGCCATTACTACAATTGGCAATTGTTATTTTGGGCTTATTAATTGCATTAGCATGGCTATTAACGCAAGATAGAAGTAGTGAATATATAAAATATTGGAAAAATGAAGTGAATCAATTATCAAATAAATTAGAAATTCCGTTTATCTACCCAGAAAACATTGGGGGTTTCCAAATGAGGAAGGTTTTATATATTTTGCCTATTGCTTTTACAATATTTTGGATATTCATGATTTTGTTAATTGCGATGAATGGGGGAATCATTTTTTCCAAAATTGTATGA
- a CDS encoding tetratricopeptide repeat protein has product MNDLFEQKKLANQLRKSGDIEAALPIYEKLWDSSKDEFDGAGLLHCLRKTDQYDRAIPLAEELLEKFPSFNWIRNEAIWTFISGKLNPLNDESFSEILKVSKEIMELHPDIIARKKIAFKVLKSAKKRKKWEVMTQWIQVIDLDALNPDPLIIQGKEGWSEQALWYYYNSISLIHQNKYTEVISQIDTILDKFPKQKKFFLRCKAHAHIKLEEFLKAKECYESLIQYTKTEWWIYHEYGSLIAQYNLETSKDIALEWLYLAAIRCPNYNMGISLYRDIGLLLKQKGELETSRDHFLLVKKIREKNEWQINEELNNTIDELDKLLENFERPNSISVAFKKCKIVWESSGERKILVSQGHRRKIRPDIKGKVIFGYLERPFCFITTPDGESYFCLKGDLTEGIQNEEDVLFDGYPSFDKKKQKESWKARNVRKI; this is encoded by the coding sequence ATGAATGATTTATTCGAACAAAAAAAACTTGCCAATCAATTAAGAAAATCTGGCGATATCGAAGCAGCTTTGCCGATATATGAAAAATTGTGGGATAGTTCAAAAGATGAATTTGATGGTGCAGGGTTACTTCATTGTTTGAGAAAAACAGACCAATATGATAGAGCAATCCCTCTCGCTGAAGAATTGCTTGAAAAATTTCCTTCTTTTAATTGGATTCGAAACGAAGCTATTTGGACTTTTATTTCTGGGAAATTAAATCCATTGAATGATGAATCTTTTTCTGAAATATTAAAAGTCTCTAAAGAGATAATGGAGTTGCACCCAGATATAATTGCGAGAAAAAAAATAGCATTTAAAGTCTTAAAATCTGCAAAAAAAAGAAAAAAATGGGAAGTAATGACACAATGGATTCAAGTAATTGATTTGGATGCATTAAATCCTGATCCATTAATTATTCAAGGAAAAGAAGGATGGAGTGAACAGGCGCTCTGGTATTATTACAATTCAATATCACTCATTCATCAAAATAAATATACTGAGGTTATTTCGCAAATCGACACCATATTGGATAAATTTCCCAAACAAAAAAAATTTTTCTTACGGTGTAAAGCGCATGCACATATAAAATTGGAAGAATTTCTAAAAGCAAAAGAATGTTATGAATCTTTAATTCAATATACTAAAACTGAATGGTGGATATACCATGAATATGGTTCATTGATTGCACAATACAATTTAGAAACATCTAAAGATATCGCATTAGAATGGTTATATCTCGCTGCAATACGTTGCCCAAATTATAATATGGGGATTTCATTATACCGAGATATTGGACTTTTATTAAAGCAAAAAGGCGAATTAGAAACTTCGCGAGATCATTTTTTGCTTGTTAAAAAAATCAGAGAAAAAAATGAATGGCAAATTAATGAAGAATTAAATAACACAATCGATGAATTAGATAAACTATTAGAGAATTTTGAAAGACCAAATTCAATTTCGGTAGCTTTTAAAAAATGTAAAATTGTATGGGAGTCTAGTGGAGAAAGGAAAATATTAGTCTCTCAAGGACATAGAAGAAAAATAAGGCCTGATATTAAAGGTAAAGTTATTTTTGGATATTTAGAACGTCCATTTTGTTTTATAACCACACCTGATGGTGAATCATATTTTTGTTTAAAAGGCGATTTAACCGAAGGAATACAAAATGAAGAAGATGTTTTATTTGATGGATATCCTTCCTTTGATAAAAAGAAACAAAAAGAATCATGGAAGGCTCGTAATGTTAGGAAAATATAA